AACTGGCCGTATTGCCAGCCTGCGCCGCCGAATCCAGGATTTGGAGCACGAGCTAGCGCAGGTAGAAGCTGGCAACGTCATCGTGCTTGATGAAGCGCAGGCGATAGAGGGCATACGCGAGGTATATAACCTGGCCACCAGCCTACGCGCGGACTTTCGACGAGTTGAAGACTCTTGGCGCGAGGCGGATCGCGCCCTTCGACACTCGATCATCAGCGAGCAGTCTCACCGTGGAGAAATCGTTGATCGGTTGTTGGACGGGCAAGATGCTCTACTCAACACTCCCGAGGGGCGTGTCTTCGAAAGCTTTCAGCAGCAACTGAGGCAGTCCGCTGAGCTGGAAACCATGCGTGAGCGTTTGCGCACCATCCTTCGTCATCCCTCGGTTCCAAAGGCGTTGAATCGTCCCCAACAACGTGAGCTGCGTTGGCTGGCGTTACGCCTGGTTCGGGAGTCGCAGGCCGTGCTCCAAGCGCGCGCCCGAAGCGAGCGCGATGTTCGTGGCTTCATGAAGACGGGGCTGGCCGCCGAGCATCATCGCGTCGGACAGTTACTCAACGACTTCTTCAATCTAGCGCTCAGCGTCGACTGGCAACGCCAGTCAGAACGCCGTAAGCCTGCATTTTTACCACCAGTTGGCGTAGCCATTACCGGTATCCCGGCAATCGAGCGTCTCCGCTTCAAGACCCTGGATGACGATGATACGGGCGAGCTGGATCTGAGTTTGAAGCCTGCGGGGTTGGAGCAGATTGATGATGACTTCTGGGATGCCTTCGACGGGCTGGATCGTGAAGCGCTGATTCAGGACACCCTGGCTGTGCTGGCGGAGCAGGGGCGCCCTGTGAGTCTCGGGGAGCTTGCGTCTTTGCTTCCACCTGCTCACGACCTAGAAACCTTTGCGCTCTGGTTGGCGATGGCACGCGAGGCAGGTATTGAGGTGCTGAAAGAGGAGCGTCAGCTCGTGGAGCTAGTTGACGAGGATGAGCAACGCTGGCGCTTCAATCTGCCTTATGTCGGACTCGACCACGAGGCACTCAAGGACATCGATTGGGAGTTGTGAGCATGGCAGGGATCTTCGATCGAATAGCAGGCGCCTCTGGCACCGACGAAACGGAGCTGACGGTGGAGGCCATAGCGTTGGATGACGGCATGGATGATGAACAGCCTCTTATGAGCGCCGCTGTTCAGGTCGATGAGCGCCGGACGCCGCAACGGGTACGTGAGGCCGTACAGGAAATGCTCAAGTACGGGCTGCTGGAAGAAAGTCACAAGCCCAATCTGTATCGCTCGGCGCTTGCCAATATCGAGGCGGTCGACACAATCCTGGAACCCCTCGACCTGGCCATGGGGGTCGACGAGGTTCGCGGGCTGGTGTTCGTCACCGTTCGTCAGGGCGAGGTGGCCGAGCAGGATGACTGGTCGCACCCCCTTGTGCGCAGGCAAAGGCTGAACCTGGAGCAGTCCCTGCTGATCGCCATTCTGCGCCAGCAGTTCATCGCCTACGAACAGGAAAGCGGTACGGGCGCCACTCAGGCACTGGTAGCGGTTGATGAGCTGATTCCGCAATTGCAGGTTTACCTGGGCGAGCTGGGCAGTGAGGCGAAGGAGCGCAATCGCGTCATCACGCTGCTGGATCAGCTCAAGGGGCATGGTTTGGTGTCGGCTCTGGACGCCCATGACCGCGTCATCATCCGCCCCATCATTACCCACTTGGCCAACCCGGAGAACCTGCAGGCACTGGTGGTTTGGCTGCGCGAGCAGGTGGAGGGCGCGACTACCCCGGCTGCTGCTGCTGAGGAGGACGAGGCGTGAAGCAAGCACTGCTCTGGCGTGACAGCGAGACCTTCATTCTCAGCAGCATCGAACTCTATAACTGGGGCGGCTTTCAGGGCTATCACCGTGCCGAGATCGATCCCTCAGGCACCGCCGTGATCGGCCCAACGGGGAGCGGTAAAACGACGCTGGTGGATGCGCTGATGACCTTGCTGTGCGCCAACCCGCGCTACAATCTGGCTTCCACAGGTGGGCATGAAAGCGACCGTGATCTGGTGTCCTATGTGCGCGGGGTTACCGGCACTGGAGACGGAGGTGTAGAGCAATCTCATATCGCGCGCCAGGGTAAGACGGTCACCGCCATTGCCGCCACGCTCGAGCGTGACGGTGCGCAGGTGCGACTGGGCGCTGTACTCTGGTTCGAGGGCACCAGCTCCTCGGCGTCCGATCTGAAAAAACTGTGGCTGTTAAGCGAGTCCCCCGAGCAGACGCTGGAGCATTGGCTCAGCCAGCATCACGCAGGCGGCATGCGGGCGCTGCGTCAGATGGAGAAGGATGGCACGGGTATCTGGCCGTATCCCAGTAAAAAAGCCTTCCTGGCCAGGCTCAGGGATTACTTCGAGCTGGGTGAAAACGCCTTCACCTTGCTCAACCGCGCTGCCGGCCTGAAGCAGCTCAACAGCATCGATGAGATCTTTCGCGAGTTGGTACTGGATGACCGCTCCGCCTTCGTGCGGGCTGCCGAAGTCGCCAGCAGCTTCGATGATCTGACCGACATTCACCGAGAACTGGAAACCGCTAGAAAACAGCAGCGCTCATTGCTGCCGGTCGCCGATGGCTGGGAGCGTTACCGAGTCTTGCAAGCCCAGTTGCAGGACAAACAGGCGCTCGAAGGCATTCTTCCGGTCTGGTTCGCCGAGCAGGGGTATCGCCTATGGTTGGCTGAAACCAATAGGCTAGAGAAGGAGCACAAGCAGGCTGAGCTGGATCGAGAACACTGCGAGAGTCGACTTGATGCCCAGAAGGGTGTGGTTGATCAGCAGCGTCAGCGCTACTTGCGAGTAGGTGGCGCTGGAATAGATCAATTGCGCGAGCGTATCGCTGAGTGGGGCAAGGTATGCGGTAGGCGTAGTCTGCAGGCCGAGCAATACCGACGCTTGGCCAAGGGTCTTGGACTATCGGAGGAGCTATCGGCCGCCTCTCTAAAGGAGAACCAGGAGCAGATCACTGAACGCCTGGAAATCCTGACCCAGCAGCTTGATGGCGCGCGCGAACAGGTTTTCAAAGCCGGCCTCGCCCAGCAGGAGCTGAATGGTCGGTTACAGACCTTGCAGCAGGAGCGTGCTGAGGTTGAGAGACGGCCCGGCTCGAATCTGCCAGGGCTATTTCATGCCTTTCGGAGTGATCTGGCACAGGAGCTTGGACTCGATGAGTCGACCCTCCCTTTTGTTGCCGAGCTAGTTCAGGTCAAGCCCGAGGAGCTGGCCTGGCGGGGCGCTATCGAGCGGGCCATCGGCAGCCACCGACTGCGCATTCTGGTGCCGCAGGGCTTATCCCAGGCCGCATTGCGCTGGGTGAACCAGCGGCACAACCGTTTGCATGTGCGCCTGTTGGAAGTGAGAGAGCCTGCTTCGCGACCGGTGTTCTTTGATGATGGTTTTACTCGCAAACTGACCTTCAAGGAGCATCCGTACCGAGAAGCCGTAAAGGCACTACTGGCAGACAATGACCGCCACTGCGTCGAAAGCCCGGAGCAATTGCGTCATACACCTCACGCCATGACGGCCCAGGGGCTGATGTCGGGCAAAGAACGCTTCTTCGACAAGCAGGATCAGAAGCGCCTGGATGAAGACTGGCTGACCGGCTTCGATAACCGCGACCGCCTGGCTTTCTTGGCCGAGCAGATTCACGAGGTCAATGAACAGCTCGCGCCTGCCAAGCTGGCCTTGGATGCCGCGCAGGACGATGTCCGTCAGCTGGAGACTCAAGCTTCGCTGCTGAAACGCGTTGAAGAACTGCAGTTCGAGGATATTGATCTGCCGGGCGCGGAGAGTCAGCTGGAATCGCTGCGTACGCAACTGGCCACCCTGACGCGCCCCGATTCTGACCTTGCCATGGTCAGGGTCGAACTGGATGAAGCCGAGACCCTGCTGGAGTC
The genomic region above belongs to Pseudomonas sp. GOM7 and contains:
- a CDS encoding DUF3375 domain-containing protein, producing MEESAQQLSERYVSARSQHPAWLLLASRRAPLVLGCLRTLFERAHDGIPMEDALQALSEMLAAYASQELYEIDPDATHLQAGRELREWIKRRLVVEREGRIYATDALESAIQFVDSLDSRIMTSTASRLSVVQREIENLETGLNPSPTGRIASLRRRIQDLEHELAQVEAGNVIVLDEAQAIEGIREVYNLATSLRADFRRVEDSWREADRALRHSIISEQSHRGEIVDRLLDGQDALLNTPEGRVFESFQQQLRQSAELETMRERLRTILRHPSVPKALNRPQQRELRWLALRLVRESQAVLQARARSERDVRGFMKTGLAAEHHRVGQLLNDFFNLALSVDWQRQSERRKPAFLPPVGVAITGIPAIERLRFKTLDDDDTGELDLSLKPAGLEQIDDDFWDAFDGLDREALIQDTLAVLAEQGRPVSLGELASLLPPAHDLETFALWLAMAREAGIEVLKEERQLVELVDEDEQRWRFNLPYVGLDHEALKDIDWEL
- a CDS encoding DUF4194 domain-containing protein — its product is MAGIFDRIAGASGTDETELTVEAIALDDGMDDEQPLMSAAVQVDERRTPQRVREAVQEMLKYGLLEESHKPNLYRSALANIEAVDTILEPLDLAMGVDEVRGLVFVTVRQGEVAEQDDWSHPLVRRQRLNLEQSLLIAILRQQFIAYEQESGTGATQALVAVDELIPQLQVYLGELGSEAKERNRVITLLDQLKGHGLVSALDAHDRVIIRPIITHLANPENLQALVVWLREQVEGATTPAAAAEEDEA
- a CDS encoding ATP-binding protein — encoded protein: MKQALLWRDSETFILSSIELYNWGGFQGYHRAEIDPSGTAVIGPTGSGKTTLVDALMTLLCANPRYNLASTGGHESDRDLVSYVRGVTGTGDGGVEQSHIARQGKTVTAIAATLERDGAQVRLGAVLWFEGTSSSASDLKKLWLLSESPEQTLEHWLSQHHAGGMRALRQMEKDGTGIWPYPSKKAFLARLRDYFELGENAFTLLNRAAGLKQLNSIDEIFRELVLDDRSAFVRAAEVASSFDDLTDIHRELETARKQQRSLLPVADGWERYRVLQAQLQDKQALEGILPVWFAEQGYRLWLAETNRLEKEHKQAELDREHCESRLDAQKGVVDQQRQRYLRVGGAGIDQLRERIAEWGKVCGRRSLQAEQYRRLAKGLGLSEELSAASLKENQEQITERLEILTQQLDGAREQVFKAGLAQQELNGRLQTLQQERAEVERRPGSNLPGLFHAFRSDLAQELGLDESTLPFVAELVQVKPEELAWRGAIERAIGSHRLRILVPQGLSQAALRWVNQRHNRLHVRLLEVREPASRPVFFDDGFTRKLTFKEHPYREAVKALLADNDRHCVESPEQLRHTPHAMTAQGLMSGKERFFDKQDQKRLDEDWLTGFDNRDRLAFLAEQIHEVNEQLAPAKLALDAAQDDVRQLETQASLLKRVEELQFEDIDLPGAESQLESLRTQLATLTRPDSDLAMVRVELDEAETLLESLDQQLRQLIEQCVQLKTQFDQAASATRKAYNGAEKGLNDTQRELAKEHFPTLAPEDLGDIIELERKHTRELQQQLKSLGEKLGHEQTELAKRMSDALKVDTGALAEVGRELVDVPRYLERLRVLTEEALPEKLKRFLEYLNRSSDDGVTQLLSYIDHEVSMIEERLDDLNSTMQRVDFQPGRYLRLVAKKVIHESLRTLQQAQRQLNSARFIDDEGESHYKALQALVGLLKDACEHSRNQGAKALLDPRFRLEFAVSVIDRESRSVIETRTGSQGGSGGEKEIIASYVLTASLSYALCPDGSSRPLFGTIVLDEAFSRSSHAVAGRIIAALREFGLHAVFITPNKEMRLLRHHTRSAVVVHRRGVESSLVSLSWEALDEHHQQRIKAMHEVAH